The Raphanus sativus cultivar WK10039 chromosome 2, ASM80110v3, whole genome shotgun sequence DNA segment tagcAGCAAATCACCATAGCAGCAATGGTTTCACCCACTTGCCTTGTCAAAATACACgacttcctttgaatgtttGATCACAACTTGATTACTAACGTAATGCTTGCGAGAAACAGGGATATAAACATCAGCTCCACGAGCAGCTCAGTtctacaaaaacatgaaaattgtaGATAATTATGGTCGACCTAtagaacaacaaaaaataagtgtagagactatgaaaaacataaagtttattcttcgtaaacgtatcaaatcttttccttctctctctcaatcttccaTAGTTACTCGCGACtgatgtttgctcgtcccttagctctcccttagctctccgtgtttgctcgtcccttagctctccctgttTGCAAACGGCAAACTCATCCGATTTGGCCTTCGCAACTGAAGTTCAAGCCAGTTGTATGTTCTTCCTAACTTTTGTCCTTCTCGTCTACGCTAAGGGCTGCCTCATCGATCTCGAGGTCAAGAACATGTGACAGAAGACGGCAAGACTCGAAGGGAGAGAACGATGACTCGGATCCTTCCATCGTCGAGAGATAATGCTTCAAAGTGTTTCTGCTTCGTGGTGGTGAGTTTCGTACGATTTTATCCACATGCTGAGATGGAGATTCAAACTATAAGTTGGAAATGTAGTTGTTTCTAAACGTTTAACGTCAACGCAGCACAAAATGAATGTACAAACAAATAGTTCgcgcatgaatgaaaaaaaaaattggttacaTTTCTTGTAATGGaagcaaataaggaaacaacgcaaataattaaatgatccgtttttcttaaactccctcacagagtgacacgtggatccgagccttctcatacattctcaccaaaatcgtttaaggaaagccttaaaaatgcttctcttttaatatataggggatatatcACTCGCTTTGAAACATAGCTTACAGTTGATAAAAAGAATAAGATACAAATTCAATGTATTAGAGAGATACTTTGTTTGATAGATTCAAGTAATCTTATTGAATTTTGCGGCTCCAACACCTCGACAACCATTGAGTCGAAATCACTttccatctatcttattaaaacagaaatattctgttggacctaatatttattttgtaaacttttaaattaaatacacatttatactttatagttaacaTACATTAATTCACTaatgtttatttctttatactactatccatgtttccatataatatacttatttctttatactactatcaatgtttccaaacaatatattttatattactatcaatgtttccaaataatacaataattaatcttagttattttatatctatcattttctctttaaaattttgtagaaacgtcataatttcataaattgcaaaataatgaactttaaaatttcgattataaaattacaaattatgaaactattacaatttaaacccaattagattacatatcggtcatccatcagttcaatcggttagtctcgggttttagtgatttttttaatataaatattttaaaaacataaattgaattgtcagatctccggattaaccggtataatcacaatcgggttgaatttaaaaatactgatttaaatgcaaaaatattttaaatacacactctttaaaaataaccaaaatatttgttaaattattagtgaaatttttcatcgtaaaatatcccgcgcttcaaaaacGCGGGTCAAAATTTAGTATAAGTTTAAGCCCCATTCGCCTCATAAGTCGACCTTTACTTTTCGGCTTACATACATCCAGCTACCCATGGACATTCGATTCTCAGTTTTTTCGATTCTTCAATTCCAAAGTTTAAGATTCATTAGGTTATTTAAAAAGTTCAATTTACTCTCAGTTCAGTTATTTCAATTTTTGATTCAGTTCggataacaaaattaaaaaccaactTATATTCCAAGTAATTTTGGATTCCATTCAATTCCGATTATTTTCAGTTAAATTTGGgttaaaaatatcataaagaTCATAAGTTTGAGTTAAAGTAAGTTAGTTTGCGATAGGACAAAACATGAATATAGGATGGTAAAGGATATCATCTTATCGCCATTTGATTCAGAAATCAGATCAATAATATCAAGCCAATCATTTGTGTAGTGATCTTCAAGCAACGGTTCATACTATATGGAGAGAGAAATCAGAGGAGGCATGGGGAAGTTAACTCATTCTACACCAATGCAGCTTATTAGATTCATCATCTATAACGGAGTGAGGAATCATTTCAGTTCCATTGTGATGATGGGAGACATGCGGTATCAGTGGCGGAGCCACAAATTCTGTGGATTGGGgtcaatttaatttataattttttaaaaacttattataataactcatttaaaaatataaattttatataatttaactcTATATATGTACAAATATTAACTTACAAAGTTGTTAGTATtcttaatcattaaaaattaaagtagTGTTGATatgatattttcaaattaaatttgtgattaaaatggtcaaaaataaaaatgttatgaaGGAAATATGTGTatgtgtaaaatatattttagttaaattatcTTTATTGGAAATAAAACAGGTTGGAAAACAGTAAAATAAACATGAAGAGTTAAGATAAaggaataaaaataattattgcaTACTGCTTAGTTAGATAATGGGCTTTGACCAAGCTAGAATATGTATGGTTTTTAAATAATCATGGGGTCACGTTTGAGAAAATATTAGGGTCAGAATACTAATTTTGTAACACTTTACCAGATACTTTCCCCAAAATACAAGTAAATTTTTTTCCCACAAAAATCTATAGGGGTCAACTGATCCCCTTCTCACACAGCTGCCTCCGCCCCTGTGCGGTATGAAGGAGGTATGAGATACTGGTTTAGCACAAGGATAGAGTTGGAAATCAGTTTGTGTGATTCattaattcttaaaaaaaagcTGTACTAGTTGTAAAAAGggtttttgaataaatttaacattagttaaaaaaaaaaatagcaaaagaACCTATATGGAGAGACGATGAACTTTCTAAAACATTAATATGCagttgttaagaaaatataatggattttgaaatttaattccCGAAGTTAAGATGACATGCAGGTGAACCTCTATATAACTTTGCCAGGCCAGTGCGGGTTCTAAGCTTCTCAATTGGACCAGCAGCGTATTCGAGTAAGATCTTGGCCTCGGATAAACGTGTAGCGTTCTTAAGGAGAAAAGAGGCCACCGGCATGCCAAATTCAGTTTCTGCATAATCTCTCCACTCCAAGGTTTGAAGCGTTGTTGACAAACATTCCGGAACGATATGAGTAGTACTATTAGTAAAACCTGGCTGATTCCCAGAAGACAGAGGCCGCGAGTTGCAAGACTGAGGAGagggaaaaaaagaagaagaagattatacATATATCATATGAACAAGCTCTAGTTCCACGGTCaagttctcaaaaaaaaaaaaaaaattgtacctTGATTAGCTGGAGTTGGCGTAATATAGGGGAACGCTGAAGAAAATTGATTAACAAATCCCACCATCCACGAGAACATGTGCACATACACAAATGCTCAAGCTTATTAAAGGTATAGTCGACTGTGGGACCCCACTGCATTCGAGTTAATTAGCATACGAgtgagtatatatatagtttcaatAGATTGTAAATTAGTAAAATAGAATTATTCCGTTTTTTTTTCACCTCTGCCAAGCACGTTGCAAAGCTCCTCAGCTCGCTATAACTTGTCATAGAATCAAGAAACTGATCACCATAGACAGGACCTTGCACCACTGCCTTTTTGAGAAGAGGGGCACCAGCAATGAGCTTGCCAATAAATTTGTCAGCCGACACTTGAATTGACACGGAGAGGTACAAATAATTAAGTGATGAAAGACAGATTGGATAGTCTTCAGGTATATCATCGAGTACAAGAGCCTTTAGCCTCAGACAACTTAGTGTCCCGCAAGTGTACATACTCTTCGGAAGAGCCGTGATCATGGGGTTTTGGGCGGCGGTAAGGTCGATTTCAAGCTCAAGCACAGACCGCGAAACTGCTAAATCAATCCAATTTTTAACATCCCTCGAGCTGCAGTAAGGACTTACCGATAACTTGAGACTTTTTAAACTTGGAGCCGCTTGTAACTGCAAAGATTTGCTCACGAACTCTGAAAAGTCTTTGCCCTCGTGTTCGCTATAATTATAATAAAGTTTCGGTACTTGCTTCCACAGAAACTTCCACTGTTTGGACAAAAGCATTGTGGCCACCACTTCTGTTGTTGGAAGCCACGAGAGAATCTCAAGGAGCATCTGGTCAGGTAAGTCACTGATCATACCCATTATCTCAAATCGTTCAACTAACTTGTattgagaagaagagaaaacccTAAACTTTGAACCCTGAGTATGAGGAGGCGTGTGGTATTATATATAACAGAGTCCTAAAACGACTGATAATCATAAAGCTAAACAAATTGCAAATTGATTGTTGagataaatcataaaaaaataaaaataaatcatttattgtTGAGAAATAAATATACTAAACGAAACATAACGAAGCTGTGTGCAAGTCTCCCTGGGCCAACGATAGGTGTTTAGCTGCGCATGGGGACATAAGTAAAATTTCTTTGTatattataatcatttttaattaataaatttttgaaatcattcaatatttttttcaattaaacAATATTAAGAATAAAAACTTccgataacaacataatatatataggaattatcttattattttaaaatatttttttatattttgaataattcttgttgttattaatttaaataacttatttaatcaaataaattttaaactcatttttatttttagctaattttaatattttattcattaaaatataaaccatattAAACAGTCTAACTTTTAAGTGAGAATTCCAGTGAAAAAAATTACTTCGGAGATAATAGTATTGATGATTACTCATTATCTCGGTTAAAAGTTACCATAGTGAAAAAGATTGTTAAGTGGTGGCGTTCAAATCAACAACCCTTCAATTATTCTACATCTGTGACGTTTATATCTCTGCTCCTACAAAACTTCCGATGCAAATATAAGTGCGGTCATTTCAATTGTTGAATTACAAGGATATCAAACAGATTGCTTGGTGGTGAGCACAGAAAAGTAGGGGTGAGAGTGAGGAAGAGCAGGGGTTTGGCTAGATGTTAAAGGGGCATAAAGCTTagaacatatatacaatgaatCTTACAAAATTGTTGTTTCATATTAGCTTGTCACTCTGCCTTTGTCAAGCTGGTTTGCGACAGGATGTTGagtatttttcaattattttggGGTATGTCTTTGCCAAAAACAGACAAGGAATGTGGCGATAGAAATAATGTTACCAGCAAGACATTAACAAGAAgctaaaaaatgatatataacgCAGCACATCTATTTTCCATATGGCCTTGTTAGGAAAAGTAAAACCTGGAAAGAACATTGAATGGTAATATGTTATGGTTGGCAGCGAAATCATTTGTAATGGCTGAGATATTGTAGAGGTGCGTCAACACATGTTCGATCCATTACTAGGTGAGAGCAGTGACGGATCCAGAATTTTTCTTAACCTGTGTCAACATATAACTGAAAATATAACTATTTGAAAagtttcataaaatataaattactatTTTAAATAGGAACGTACTAGCTTACTATTTATAGTTGGATAATTAGAATCAATGAGAACAAACTAAATTACTATTTTAAATAGAATCTACTAGCTAAGAAgagattagaaaatattaaactaatacCCTGTTAAAGCTTAGAAGAAGACGAAGGCTAGTTGCCAAAAGATATAAAAAACAATCAATTCTAATTTAgtttatttgggtttaggtttgTAAATTGTAAATTGTTGAAGTTAAAGttgggttttctttttttttttaaaaaaattgtagacaTGATTAACTTACGTGGGtttcaattaaaattaatcGACATTCTATAGTTTATCTAGTAATATTGAGTTATAGTTTATGGGGTgtcataattaaatttaatggaAAAATACATAGGTTAATTTTTTCCACAATTAATGGTGTGGCAGTTGCACCCCATTAACGTGAGTACGTCCGTCACTGGGTGAGAGTGCATGTGAGCTCCATTCTGCTGGAAGGAGAGTTCACAAGGAACTGGCTTCCATATTCTATTTAGTAGTGATCTTATCGAAATATGTTAGTGGCAAATAGCTTGGAATGGTATAGCTGCATTACTATTTGTCATAGTCAAAATAGCTTGGAATGGTACAACTTATCAAAGGACCTCACAGCGGATATAATGACGGTTGATGCAGGAAAATGAACTAGTTTTGGCCAAGTGATTTGATGCTTATACTACTGCATATCTAAGTGAGAACAGAGCTCTATGTTTGCAGAGTTGTGTTGTTATcagatagttttttttaagtttagaTATGTAAGTGGGTTTCAAAACATAGGGTCTTAGCTGAGCATGTACTATCAAAATCTGAAGAAAATTGACAATTACTACTAAACGTATCAACGGTCATCAATTCCGTTGTAGTCTAGCTGGTCAGGATACTCGGCTCTCACCCGAGAGACCCGGGTTCGAGTCCCGGCAACggagttaaattttttttgttaacaattcCCTTTATGGCGGGAAAACCGTCTTCTGTTGATTAGGGTTCTAAGAATCTTTAGGTTTATCATCTCAATCTCAATCTCTACTTCTCTTATCTTTTCCTGCTGTGAAAGACGTTGCTGGATCgcgaaaagagagagagagagaagatgtCGAAAGAGACGAAGGCTAATAACAGTAGCAGAGCGATGAATAATACATACGGCGCTAGCTTGGAAGCAAACACCTTAGCCATGCTTGATTCCACCGGCGCTAAGGACAATCGCGACGCCAACGAAGACCgttagtttttctttctttctttctttctttctttctttctcaaaCCCCTTTCTTCTTCGTTTGTCGTTTTCCAATATAACTTCTTACATCGTCTTCTGGTTTATCTTGGATTGAAAAACCCCCTTTTAGGTTTGCAGTATCTGGAAGCTGTTCGTGCCGCTTCGCTTGTACCCGAAACTGGAATCCCTCCCACCAAGTAAGTATACACTGTTTAAGAAAGTTTGAAGCTTTATTGGCCCCCCCAAAGTCTGAAGCTTttgatctgtttttttcttcttgctttATTGGCTCCCAAAGTTTGAAGCTTTTTGATGTGGGGGTTTTTTCTCTATTTGTAGCAAAATGTACCAAGCCATGTTCCGGATACTGAGATTCGGAAGAAGGTTGGAGCTCGTAGCAGCAAGTTTCCACCTTTTGACACAACTACATCAGGTGGTAGTGTACTCGATGAGAAtctttgttgtttgttttatatGCTTCAATTGTTTGTTTGCTTATTATAATATGCTTTCATGTTATTGGAAGTACAGAGGTATCCTTGGGTTTATATACCTGATGGGAAACATGAGTTGGAAATCGTTGACGAGGTACttgtttcaattgttttcaTGTGTGTTTTGTTCGTTCTTGGTTGATTGTCATGTGGTTTTGTTTTTGGCAGGCTTGGTCGCCGTTTAACTTTGGGTCTGATGTTGATTCTGGTGAAAAGGATATATCTGTGAGAAGCTTATGTAAGGATTGGCTGTCTCCTCCTCTTTTGAGTTAGCTTTTTGAATACTGTGATTGACTGTTTTGGTGATTCCAGTGTTTCAAGAGctgattcaaaacatgagcaagGGAGTTGATGAGTCGGAGGAATCAGATTTAAAGGTCCTGTTCATTTGTTTGTACATAGCTTAAGAAAGTTTTGCAGAGTTTCATATTATAGCTTGTTGATTCTTGCAGATCCTGGGAAACATGTTCCTATTCAAGTATCTTGTTCATGTTCTTAAGTTAGATTTCATTCCCCGAAATCAAGTCTTTGAAGGTACAAAATGCTAATCTTTCAAGTTTCAAAATCGCTCCATTTATGTATAATCTGGTGATTGTTACAAAATCTTTGTGTCCTTTTGCGTTCCAGAAACCATGAACTGGAGTCTACTAAAAGAATCATCGCTGAATCTACTTCTGGTACATCCCATAATCAAATGGCTCTCGGAAAGTACTAGTATACTCACTAAAATTATCCGTGATGTAATGTGTATGTATGTTTCCGCttgtaggcttcaaggagagTGAATTTCAAACTTCTAATGAAAGATTGTCTATCTACAATGTGTTCACCCTTTGACGCTGATGGAAACTCTATCAGTTTGGTTGAATTGCACAAGGGCATGCTTTCTGCTATGAAGGAACTTCTAGTAATGGTAAAGTCGTTGGTTATTTATATCAGTACATGGAGTTACTACTTTTTGGagttctttactctctctcacaTGTTCTCTGCCTTGGTTTTAGATCATAGAGCTTGATGCATCAAAGAAGAAAGCTGACAGTGAAGGGATTACCAACAGAGGAGACGGCGTAAGGTATATTCACAAGAAGTTCAATTTCCGGCGAAATCTCACTCCTTTGTTCGTTTTTACTTGGCCATGCTCTTGATTGATATATTGATGCAGGACTCCTGCATTGGAGATCATAGTCGACGAGCTAACATACGATGAATATCTACTGTCAAATTTTCTCAAGGTACTTATGAAACTCTTTGTGTTGTTTTATCTGCTTTCTGGTTCTTGAGTGAGAGCTTTCTGTTGCAGGTTTTCGACGATCCTAAATGGAAGCTAGAGATTGTCATCCAGTATCTCACCAAATACATTCCTAAGGTTTATTACTAATCTGCTGGTTTTTCTCGGACGGACACAtaatgctctctctctctctggttgcAGCCTTCTGTTCGTACCCGAAGATCGAACACTCCTCAAGCAGATGATTTGAAAACGCTAAACGGGATATTGAAGACCTTTTCAAATGGTACAAATGCGAAAAACATCACTAAGAAGATAGGACCTGCCGTTGTTCAGATCCTCATTGGACATGGCTTTCTGGTAATAACAACATCTTTGTTTCTCCTTGTCACATCCTCATAATAGCAGCTTTTCTTTGCCTCATCGTTCCCAAGTTTGATTAATCTTATCTTCAGGCTCAGCTCGCAATCTCTAACACTAATGAAGGCGACTCTATGACAGAGATATGCAATAGTGTCATCGCTGCATTTACTAATCTAAGGCGAGTAGATCAGTAAGCTGCATTTTTGCTTACTCTCTACTCATATGTATATAGCTTTCCTTACTCCCAAACGTTTCATGGTTCTTGCAGGAAAATTGAGATTATACCATTTGGAAAGGAAGTGTTGTTTACTGCAGAAATGGTGCTCAAGGCAAAAGCTTAATTGCATGTAGGAATCAATGAGGCTTTGCATTGTATTAAAAGCAAAGGCAAAAGCAAAAACAAGTGACGTGTAGGACTTAAAAGAGTTACAGTTTTTCAATGAAGTATGAATGTTTCACATGAATGTATATTCTATCATTTCAGCAAAAAAACAAGTTGAGTGATGTTATGATTCTGTTGATGCCTTGGTCTCACTCCTGAAAACAAATCAAGATCTTGCTTTATTAACGAAACCAATGCCTTAAGATGCGTATGCAAGCAAAGATATGTTCTTACTTGGAGGATTGGGGTGACTCGAGCTGCATAGTGACTGGACCGTCGTTGACAAGATTAACCTTGTAAGCAATAGAACTCTACTTAAAAATCACACAAGATAATGAACTAAACGCATGGATATTGATGGAAGGATTCACGTCTCTTACCTTCATCATAGCTCCAAACACACCATCTGTTCAAAAAGTGAGTAAACCATTTCAGTAATGTAAAGTTGTGATCTCAGGATTTCAAGCTTTTACAATGTATTTATACCACCTTTAACTGCATCAGGATTATATGCTTTCTGGAATCTCTCGACCAAAGACGCGTAAAAAGGTTTGGCCTTCTCAGGCGGCATAGCGACGTGAAAATCAGGTTTGTTACCTTTCAAGAACCCGTACAATGTAAACTGACTAACTGAAAATTAAACAGACGATCCAATCATCAGAGCAAAATAAAAGGAGACAAAAACACTTTTTAGAGAGCTGAagcctttctttctttttttttttttttttgatcaaacaagcCTTTCTTTCTTTAATTACCAAGTAAAACTCCATAACCCCTCTGCATTACCTGCAACAACGCACCATCAAACTTAGTTAAAAGTAGTGAAAAATGAATTTTACAGAAAAGAAACAGAAGTTACGTTTTGGTCCCATCCTCTACCAGTGGTTTCATTAGTGAACAACCTCATGTTTAGAACTTTCCGACATCtatagaaaaaaaagtttaaagacTTTCAGACAATTTTAAATGGAAGagttaaaaagataaaaaagttTGCGTCGGTAAACAGGCAATATACATGTAATCAGCATCAGCATCTGTATCTGATTCATGGATTCCTATTAAAACCAAGAGACCAGGCCCAATCTCCGACACGATTCTACCATCCACCTGTCGATATCTCCAAGATCAAATAAATGGCAATTTGCgcgttagagagagagagagagtatgacAAAAGACTGACCGTGACGGAGGAAGATGAGACTCTCTGGATTACGGCTCTCATTGCTCTAATCTGATAATTTCGACGGTGAAGTCTCAAACTCCGGTGGCTGCGATTGCGGCGGAGGAGAAGAGGTGAGAGCTTGTTGCGGAGGAGTAGAGTGGTGTGGGAAGAAGGAAACGCAGACGAAGAAGCAAgacaaaacattatttttttttccttctcgtTGAATCGATAGCCGAACTAAACCGACTAGTTTGAAATGGTAAAATCAAACCGAAGTTAATCTTGTAAAGTTGAACAAAACCAAATGTTGATTAATTGAATGAGAATTTTATAACCGAAAGGAAACCAATTCTAATAGACCCGAACCTTCTGAGATAATCAGAAGGGTAAGTAGATCGCCGTCGCCGACACTTGACTTTCCTCCGCCGTAGGAGAAGCCTTTATAAATTAGTCTACACTGAAACAACCAACCGGAAGGAAAGCAATAAGGTCTTGAAAGATGGCGTTTTGGAAACCAGGAACGGAGAAACCAAGCTTCGTCGAGGATGAAGAAGGAGGCATAGTCCTCATGTCCAACAATCTctcatcctcttcttcctctagGTATATTTGCTGctactctctttctctctctctctctctctctctctagtacAACCTGTTTCAGGGAATGATTGTGTGCTTTATGGTCGATAATTTTGTAGTTATGGGTATGCGAATATAGAGAAGCAGAGGCAGAGATTGCCAGTGTACAAGTACATGACTGAGATTCTCTATTTGGTGGAGAATCACGCTACCACCATCATCGTTGGCGAGACTGGCAGTGGCAAAACTACCCAAATTCCTcaggtttctttcttctttgtgATTGTTGTTTTTGGAGGAAAGCACCCAGCTTTGCTAGTTTCATGCTTCAATGTTAGCTAGAGGAGGCATACAACTTACTCAATCTTGCAAAATCCTGCATTGTTTAAGCTCAGGACCGTCTTGTGCCTTGCTAGCAAGTTTATTTCTGTAAACGCTTTGGCCATACTGTTTTGCAGTTCCTTAAAGAAGCTGGATGGGCTGAAGGAGGTCGAGTTATTGCTTGCACTCAGCCAAGACGTTTAGCTGTCcaggtttttttttatctcccTCCACAAGACCTTACAGCCCAGCGAGTGTTTGAAGCTTGGTGTCGCAGCTGAAGTTTGGAAGTTTCGTGCTTGATCACTTAtaacttcttctttcttttttttttgggtaaattgCTTAGTCGGTTTCTGCAAGGGTGGCAGAAGAGATGGGAGTGAAGCTTGGGGATGAAGTTGGCTACACTATTCGATTTGAAGATCATACAACTTCAGTGAGACTCTTTCTTTCACACTCTTTTACTCTTTATACTAACTTCATTTTATGGTTTGATAATGCCTCAAAATCTGTTTTGCTTTGTTACAACAGGGTGTGACTAGTGTGAAATTTCTCACTGATGGGGTACTTATCCGAGAGATGATGGAGGATCCTCTCTTGACTAAGTATAGGTATATCATTTTGTTGCACAACATAATATCGTTAGGATTATGATTTAGGTTTGTAAAGTAGTCTTTGTAACCttctcttatttttctttttatagtgTTATTATGGTAGATGAAGCTCATGAGAGATCTATCTCAACTGACATTTTACTAGGACTCTTAAAGAAGGTATAGTATTCAGACGTAGACTTCACTAGATCATCTCTTTTAGTTTACAGTTTGCTTTCCTCAACTACATTAAAAAATCTTAATGCCAGATACAACGTCGTCGTCCTGAGCTGCGCCTTATTATCTCGTCAGCCACAATCGAAGCAAAAGCAATGTTCAATTTCTTCAATACCAGGTTCCCATCTTATCCAAtggttatagtttttttttttttcctgaagtCTCTGGATCTTGAAATCACTAGTACACTATATTCTTACAcactatataaaattaaacagcAAAAAACGCCAGGCGCCAGAAGGTAGTACCCAAGGACCTAAGTTGGAACCTGCAATCTTATCTGTCGAGGTATATTGTAAATCTCATCTTTCTTAAGAGCATTCCTCGCTTAACCCTTGTTTCTCTGCGATATTTAGAGAGTTTTGTTCTGTTGGTGATATGTTCTCAGGGCAGAGGCTTCAGTGTGAAAATTCACTATGTTGAGGAGCCTGTTTCAGATTATATCAGATCGGTTGTTTCAACGATATTGTTGATTAATGAACGGGTATGTTGATTTGTTGTTTTATAAACATCCCTATTATGATACATTCCTTTCATTGTGCTGTTATCTTTAAACTATATCTTCTTATGTTCAGGAGCCACCTGGGGATGTTCTTGTATTTCTAACAGGTCAAGATGATATTGAAACTGCTATCAAACTTCTTGCAGAAGAAGCTCATAGCAATCAAAAGAACTCTTCAGGTATAGTAAAGatgttttatacatataaatatatattgtcaATCAACTTTAGCATTTTCCTTTAGCAACATTGTATCACTCGTATGTTTTCAGGACTGCTCCCTCTGCCACTATATTCAGGACTTTCACGAGCAGAACAGGTTGATTTTTATTGCGTGGCTCTAGACAAGCTAAACCGTACTTTTAAGCggatttagttttataaatcttaaactatgaaatgtttttttctttatttcagGAACTAATCTTTACCCCAACTCCCAGAGGAAAGAGAAAAGTTATACTCTCAACAAATATTGCAGAAACATCACTGACTCTGGAGGCAAGGCTTCTTTGTTACTGTTATTTTTTCATGGACAAAACAGATGTTTCTCTCATACAAATTTTGCTGAAACATCATTCAGAATAACTTTCTGTGACGTTTCTTTTGTTCAGGGAGTTGTCTATGTGATTGATAGTGGTTTCTCAAAGCAGAAATTCTATAACCCGGTAAGTCCATCCCCATTTCTTTTGTTTACATCTATCCGCCgtttgtgatatatatatagggcATTTCTAAAACATCTTACATTTCTTACCCTCACAGATTTCAGATATCGAAAGTCTTGTGGTGGCACCAATATCCAAAGCATCTGCTAGACAAAGGTCTGGTAGGGCCGGGCGAGTTCGGCCTGGAAAGTGTTACAGGTATTTTCATATTCTTGTGACGTT contains these protein-coding regions:
- the LOC108842746 gene encoding probable pre-mRNA-splicing factor ATP-dependent RNA helicase DEAH9; this translates as MAFWKPGTEKPSFVEDEEGGIVLMSNNLSSSSSSSYGYANIEKQRQRLPVYKYMTEILYLVENHATTIIVGETGSGKTTQIPQFLKEAGWAEGGRVIACTQPRRLAVQSVSARVAEEMGVKLGDEVGYTIRFEDHTTSGVTSVKFLTDGVLIREMMEDPLLTKYSVIMVDEAHERSISTDILLGLLKKIQRRRPELRLIISSATIEAKAMFNFFNTSKKRQAPEGSTQGPKLEPAILSVEGRGFSVKIHYVEEPVSDYIRSVVSTILLINEREPPGDVLVFLTGQDDIETAIKLLAEEAHSNQKNSSGLLPLPLYSGLSRAEQELIFTPTPRGKRKVILSTNIAETSLTLEGVVYVIDSGFSKQKFYNPISDIESLVVAPISKASARQRSGRAGRVRPGKCYRLYTEDYFLKQMPGEGIPEMQRSNLVSTVIQLKALGIDNILGFDWPSPPSPQAMIRALEVLYSLQILDDDAKLTSPTGFQVAELPLDPMISKMILASNELGCSDEIITIAAVLSIQSVWVIARGVQKEQDEAKLRFAAAEGDHITFLNVYKGFLESKKSSQWCYKNFLNYQSMKKVVEIRDQLKRIARRLGITLKSCEGDIDAVRKAVTAGFFANACRLEPHSNGVFKTIRGSEEVYIHPSSVLFRVNPKWVVYQSIVSTERQYMRNVVTINPSWLTEAAPHFYQNRQNNMSL